The Kosakonia sp. SMBL-WEM22 sequence TTGCGCCCGGAAACGACACGCTGCATCTGTGCGAGAACAATTTTCAGCGGGCGGGAAAATTGCTGCTGCATAAAAAGCGCAAGCAGGGTGCAAATAAGCAACACTGCCACGGATTTTTCTGAACAATTAAAAGGAAGGAATTGCAATACCACTAAAAGAGCAGCAGAGGTGAAAACGCCAAAATAAATGCGCCCATTCGTGCTGATGCGTTGAAATAAAGATAAAAAGGCAAGCGCTCCCCGGCGAACCAGTAATCCTTTATAAAATTTATAACCTTTAACTGCATTTTCATTAACACGCTGATAAAGCGACGTGCTGGCGTCAATCTCCTCACACGTCGGAACATTACGCACCGAGATATAACCCGTTAGCTCTCCTTGCTGGTAAACCGGCGTCACGTTGGCGCGAACCCAGTAGTGATCGCCATTTTGACGACGGTTCTTGACGATCCCTGTCCAGCTGTCGCCTTGCTGAAGGGTAAACCACATATCGCCAAAGGCGGCAGGCGGCATATCCGGATGGCGAATAATATTGTGCGGCTGACCTTTTAGCTCATCTTCCGTAAAACCGCTGGCCTCAATAAATGCCGTATTGGCATAAGTAATATGGCTCTGCCTATCGGTCGTTGATAATAATGTCGAGCCCTCGTTAAGAAAATATTCTTTTTGTGTAACTGGTGTGTTGAGTTTCATACTAATCCCACGGTGGAACGCGCCATCTATTGCCGCAGGCGCAAAGAGTATATTTATTTTCTTGAGGTGATGCCGTTATTTTTATTACCCACACATTTTCCATCAACTTGTGCAGTACGAAAAGCCATTGGATGAATTATTTTTTAAGCGGTGCTTAAAGCATGAAATTGTGTTTGTTATTATCTTGAAAAATAAAATGCAGTAAAAAATAGAGAGTAGAGCTAAGTAAAATCTTAAGCTAAATTATTGGTGGGCGATGTGGGAAAGATGCAATAAAACGCAACGGATAAAAAAAGTGTTTAACATTGGGCTGCGGACAAACGTTACGCACTTTGGAGAATTAATCTACTTCATTCTGCGATCACGCTAACAGATTGCCCTCTGTTCAACGAACGGGATGGTCAGATTATTGCTAGACTCCCGCGATGGCACCATCCATTCTGGTTCTTTGTGGGCATTTTGAGGGTAGTATCGCGTGTTAGCGACTTTGATATACCGTAGCCGACTGAATCGGGCATTAATTCCCTCTCAACTGACTGCTATCGTCGAGCGAGCGAACCACAGCAACGCAACGTTGCAGGTGACGGGTATCTTACTGTTCGACGGCGAATATTTTTTGCAGGTTCTTGAAGGACCACTCGATTCGGTCAACAGCGTATTTGAGCGCATCAACACCGATATTCGCCACAGTAATATCGTTGAGCTGCTGCGTGACTTTGCGCCGCGCCGCCGCTTTGTCGATCGCGGTATGGTGCTGTTTGATCTGCGAACGGTGCAGCCTGCGGCGGTGTTACGCGCCGTCCTGCGCTTTGGCATGGTGCGCTATAACCAGGCGAGCAGCGATCGCGCCTACAAATTTATCCGCAATTTTATCTCTTCAGCCAATAACAACGGCGGTGTACGCAATACTTCGCCCAACGAGTGGCGCTTTACGCACAAAGCCTCGCCGTTTAGCCAGGAGACACTGCCCATGCTCAATGGGCAGCCCTGTCAGTTTGCTTTTCAGCCGATTATCGAACCGCTGCGCGGCAAAATCTCCTCGCTGGAGGCGTTGATCCGTGGGCCGGATGGCGGCAGTCCGCAGGACTATTTCGCGACCATTGCGCCTGAGAAACTGCACGAAGCGGATCTCGCCTCCAAAGCCTGGGCGCTGGCGATGGCGCGACGCATCGGCATCGGCAACCACAAAATCGCCCTTAACCTGCTGCCGATGTCGCTGGTCAAGATCCCGGGCGCGGTGGATATGCTCCTGGGGCACATTGCACATAATAAGCTCAGCCCCGGGCAGATTATTGTCGAAGTGACGGAAGATGAGGTGATCTCCAGCTATGACGAGTTCACCTGGGCGATTCGCCAGCTGCGCGCAGCGGGGATTGGGCTGGCGATTGATGACTTCGGCTCCGGGTTTGCCGGTCTGTCGCTGCTGGCAAAGTTTCAGCCCGATAAGCTGAAAATCGACCGCACCATCGTCACCGATATTCATCTCCATGGCCCGAAACAG is a genomic window containing:
- a CDS encoding diguanylate phosphodiesterase; its protein translation is MLATLIYRSRLNRALIPSQLTAIVERANHSNATLQVTGILLFDGEYFLQVLEGPLDSVNSVFERINTDIRHSNIVELLRDFAPRRRFVDRGMVLFDLRTVQPAAVLRAVLRFGMVRYNQASSDRAYKFIRNFISSANNNGGVRNTSPNEWRFTHKASPFSQETLPMLNGQPCQFAFQPIIEPLRGKISSLEALIRGPDGGSPQDYFATIAPEKLHEADLASKAWALAMARRIGIGNHKIALNLLPMSLVKIPGAVDMLLGHIAHNKLSPGQIIVEVTEDEVISSYDEFTWAIRQLRAAGIGLAIDDFGSGFAGLSLLAKFQPDKLKIDRTIVTDIHLHGPKQAIVKAILECCAELQISVVAEGVEKVEEWCWLEAVGVERFQGFLFARPMLNGVPAINWPERIPVNKQT